One genomic region from Leptospira tipperaryensis encodes:
- a CDS encoding flagellar basal body L-ring protein FlgH, which produces MKFESFSKILSDLFPGILGGLTVYVLLILAVFVEDGSRLKAQDSSLWRDKNPYSVRQNIKVGSPLYIKIRNGLQAEFELESNADETITLKAMPDKKIIPDMPSYNNDRTISRKNKGKIKSVGKIKGNLTALVTAVDPNTGLLTIQGQKVSVINGEENSLILAGTVAPEFVEKDSSLDSDKIANLQVTYSGRINPKQVTPPIALKTVTNPDGSVTIKAELSEEEKQRLILNQLNRLLGESQ; this is translated from the coding sequence ATGAAATTCGAATCTTTTTCAAAGATCCTCTCCGATCTTTTTCCGGGAATCCTCGGCGGCCTAACGGTTTATGTTTTACTAATATTAGCGGTTTTTGTAGAAGACGGCTCTCGATTGAAGGCTCAAGATTCCTCTCTCTGGAGAGATAAAAATCCGTATTCGGTTCGTCAGAATATCAAAGTTGGATCTCCTCTATATATCAAAATTAGAAACGGTCTTCAGGCCGAATTCGAACTCGAATCCAACGCTGACGAGACGATCACGCTTAAGGCGATGCCGGATAAAAAAATCATTCCGGATATGCCTTCCTATAACAACGATCGTACGATCAGTCGTAAAAATAAGGGAAAGATCAAGTCCGTCGGAAAGATAAAAGGAAATCTTACCGCGCTCGTAACCGCGGTCGATCCAAACACGGGTCTCCTTACGATTCAAGGACAAAAGGTGAGCGTGATCAACGGGGAAGAGAACAGTCTGATTCTCGCGGGCACTGTGGCTCCGGAGTTCGTGGAAAAGGATTCTTCTTTAGATTCGGATAAGATTGCAAATTTGCAGGTTACCTATAGCGGTAGAATCAATCCAAAACAAGTGACTCCTCCGATTGCCCTTAAGACCGTAACCAATCCGGATGGATCCGTGACCATCAAGGCTGAACTTTCCGAAGAGGAAAAACAAAGACTGATTTTAAATCAGCTCAACCGTCTTCTCGGAGAATCACAATGA
- the flgA gene encoding flagellar basal body P-ring formation chaperone FlgA has translation MKLLRILLFLILFLNPLWGRGVSGIYLKGRAVVDGDEVLLSSIARIPDGFEDRVILKNLKKPVFIGSKEILNVYRDLDPVVTGKETLVLPLNHTLEPSEITDSLANEIKKKHPDEEFRLTFLSGETKVPQEGVELRWANLSSRLHPGQLMASLEIFFQNQKVHSLRIRFQVEQKVRVQRAIRTLNKGIKITEEDFKEEEILTPEEILDSPGKELLGSTLLKDMNEGEIFRKKHVRKIADVQRGGEILMIYHKGSLVLKTKVKALSSGNIGDEVQVTTHSREGQMRAKVVDKNTVVTE, from the coding sequence ATGAAACTTTTAAGGATCCTTCTCTTTCTGATTTTGTTTTTAAACCCTCTCTGGGGAAGAGGAGTGTCCGGAATTTATCTAAAGGGCCGCGCGGTTGTGGACGGGGACGAGGTTCTTCTTTCTTCGATTGCAAGAATCCCGGACGGCTTCGAAGATAGAGTCATTCTTAAAAATCTAAAAAAGCCCGTCTTTATAGGTTCCAAAGAAATCCTAAACGTCTACAGGGATCTGGATCCGGTCGTCACCGGAAAGGAAACCCTTGTTCTCCCGCTCAACCACACGCTCGAACCTTCCGAGATTACGGATTCTCTCGCAAATGAAATCAAAAAGAAACATCCGGACGAAGAATTTCGTCTAACGTTCTTATCCGGAGAAACCAAGGTTCCTCAGGAAGGTGTCGAACTTCGCTGGGCGAACCTTTCCTCCCGTTTACACCCGGGACAACTCATGGCCTCCTTAGAAATCTTTTTTCAAAACCAAAAAGTCCATTCTCTGAGAATCCGATTCCAAGTGGAACAAAAGGTTCGCGTTCAAAGGGCGATCAGAACTTTGAACAAAGGAATCAAAATTACGGAGGAGGATTTTAAGGAAGAAGAAATCTTAACCCCGGAAGAGATCTTAGATTCTCCAGGAAAAGAACTCCTCGGTTCCACTCTCTTGAAGGATATGAACGAAGGGGAAATCTTTCGTAAAAAACACGTTCGTAAGATCGCCGACGTTCAAAGAGGCGGAGAAATTCTTATGATCTATCATAAAGGAAGCCTCGTTCTAAAGACAAAAGTAAAAGCCTTGAGTTCCGGAAATATCGGAGACGAGGTTCAGGTGACCACTCATTCCAGAGAAGGTCAGATGAGAGCGAAGGTTGTGGATAAGAATACGGTGGTCACGGAATGA
- the flgG gene encoding flagellar basal-body rod protein FlgG gives MRSLWTAATGMIAQQFHIDTISNNLANVNTTGFKKNRADFEDLVYQHQVLAGTPATSVSEIPTGVNVGHGVRAAASQKLFEIGSFQATGNKLDMAITGEMGFFKIQMPDGSFAFSRDGSFKIDSNQQVVTSNGYLLEPPLILPEGSILNTLMISEQGEVTVKVGADIRPIVIGQVELYRFVNPAGLTAIGKNLFQETMASGPEIPGTPGMEGFGNVLQGFLEMSNVKIVEEMVNMIVAQRAYESNSKAIQTSDNMLSTAISLKR, from the coding sequence ATGCGCTCACTCTGGACTGCGGCTACGGGCATGATTGCCCAGCAATTCCATATCGATACGATTTCAAACAACTTGGCGAACGTGAATACCACCGGTTTTAAAAAGAACCGCGCGGACTTTGAAGACCTAGTCTATCAACACCAGGTCTTGGCCGGAACTCCAGCCACATCCGTGAGCGAGATTCCTACCGGGGTCAATGTTGGTCATGGGGTTCGCGCTGCTGCCTCTCAAAAACTTTTTGAGATCGGTTCTTTTCAGGCGACTGGGAACAAGCTCGACATGGCGATCACCGGCGAGATGGGATTTTTTAAAATCCAAATGCCCGACGGAAGTTTTGCATTCTCAAGAGACGGATCTTTTAAGATCGACTCGAATCAACAAGTGGTGACGTCTAACGGATATCTCCTCGAACCGCCTCTCATTCTTCCCGAAGGTTCTATCTTAAATACTCTCATGATCTCCGAACAAGGAGAGGTCACTGTAAAAGTCGGAGCGGACATTCGTCCTATCGTGATCGGCCAGGTGGAACTCTATCGTTTTGTAAACCCCGCGGGTCTTACTGCGATCGGAAAAAACTTATTTCAAGAAACTATGGCTTCCGGTCCCGAAATTCCCGGAACACCAGGGATGGAAGGATTTGGAAACGTCCTTCAGGGTTTTCTCGAGATGAGTAACGTGAAGATCGTTGAAGAGATGGTGAACATGATCGTTGCTCAGAGAGCTTACGAATCCAATTCGAAAGCGATTCAAACCTCGGACAACATGCTCTCGACCGCGATTTCTCTCAAGAGATAA
- a CDS encoding DNA methylase has translation MSTALKRKERKIQTGEFWTSRQRQSHSIHYSVSYRASFKPELPAFFLDKYLSGNKGVVLDPFGGRGTTSIQANLEGHTAIHNDISPMSLFLAKSRQIVPSIESMEKILAGLDLKKKTQEEKEDKDLLAFYHKDTLNEIKNLKRILAQDATPEIQYIGVTALSRLHGHSDGFFSVYSFPQISIPASAQKRNNEKKGIRPEYKEIKSRIMQKMKRDLKTPLPPFYHEFSGRNRYTNHSSLHLESLEDSVTDLVITSPPFLDKVNYEEDNWLRYWFLEIELPDHKKPSIFSTLSGWTDFIHGTLEELSRVLRPEGVCVMEVGDITKGRTVFNLDEYVIQAANKTGLEWETTFINDQKFTKLSNCWNVSNNEKGTNSNRCVVFRNYK, from the coding sequence ATGTCGACTGCACTCAAAAGAAAAGAAAGAAAAATTCAAACCGGAGAATTCTGGACTTCCCGCCAGAGACAATCTCACTCCATTCATTACAGCGTAAGTTATCGCGCCTCGTTCAAACCCGAGCTCCCCGCATTCTTCTTGGATAAATATCTTTCCGGAAACAAGGGAGTCGTCTTGGATCCGTTCGGAGGAAGAGGAACTACTTCCATCCAAGCAAATTTAGAAGGACATACCGCGATTCACAACGATATCAGTCCGATGTCTTTGTTTCTTGCAAAGTCAAGACAGATCGTTCCTTCCATTGAAAGTATGGAGAAAATTCTTGCCGGTCTCGATCTCAAAAAGAAAACTCAGGAAGAAAAAGAAGACAAAGATCTTCTCGCATTCTATCATAAAGACACTTTGAACGAGATCAAGAATCTCAAGAGAATTCTCGCCCAGGACGCAACTCCTGAAATTCAATACATAGGTGTCACGGCTCTTTCCCGTCTTCACGGTCATAGCGACGGATTCTTTTCCGTGTATAGTTTTCCTCAGATTTCCATTCCGGCTTCCGCTCAGAAACGGAACAATGAGAAGAAGGGGATTCGTCCCGAATACAAGGAGATCAAATCTCGAATCATGCAGAAGATGAAGAGAGATCTAAAGACTCCGCTTCCTCCGTTTTACCACGAGTTCTCGGGAAGAAATCGTTATACGAATCATTCTTCTCTTCATTTGGAATCTCTGGAAGACTCGGTTACCGATCTTGTCATAACGTCTCCGCCTTTTCTCGATAAGGTGAACTACGAAGAAGACAACTGGCTTCGTTATTGGTTTTTAGAAATCGAACTTCCGGATCACAAGAAGCCGAGTATTTTTTCAACCCTCTCCGGTTGGACCGACTTTATCCACGGAACCTTGGAAGAACTCTCTCGTGTCCTAAGGCCCGAAGGAGTTTGTGTGATGGAAGTCGGGGACATCACGAAAGGAAGAACCGTCTTTAATCTGGACGAGTATGTGATCCAAGCCGCTAACAAAACGGGTTTAGAATGGGAGACTACGTTTATCAACGATCAGAAGTTTACAAAACTCTCCAATTGTTGGAACGTTTCGAATAACGAGAAAGGTACGAACTCGAATCGTTGTGTCGTGTTTCGAAATTACAAATAG
- a CDS encoding penicillin-binding transpeptidase domain-containing protein, translating into MKRLFLFFYIVFVLFYCKSEPALVSLPPMPFSEKNLNWDGKSACAVLVNLNARTKIYFQKEECFYKSPPASLFHTILAMNALESGYLKEDQSLFFWDKTRHPYIRWQKDQNLKSALEYSVHWYFSKLWNDIGPEKGKQLLERGNTFSSPVPITRSSFWLDGSYTISPAEFVDFLTRLQESNPPFRKKTIQTVFGLLKREAGSLSNASGNHDLPGNWNGIEDYKSDSAFYYNQDEANSWFWALFQKEGTQWLVLTRVRTTGQPAAPLEAAKLASKILQEESLLLSALP; encoded by the coding sequence GTGAAACGTTTATTCTTATTCTTTTATATCGTCTTTGTGCTTTTCTATTGTAAGAGCGAACCCGCCCTCGTCTCTCTTCCTCCGATGCCTTTTTCAGAGAAGAATCTAAACTGGGACGGAAAATCCGCCTGCGCCGTACTTGTAAATCTCAACGCAAGAACCAAAATCTACTTTCAAAAAGAAGAATGTTTTTACAAATCCCCTCCCGCGTCTCTCTTTCATACCATTCTCGCGATGAACGCATTGGAAAGCGGTTATCTCAAAGAGGATCAGTCTCTTTTTTTCTGGGATAAGACAAGACATCCTTATATCCGTTGGCAAAAGGATCAGAATCTAAAGTCGGCGCTTGAGTATTCCGTACATTGGTATTTTTCAAAACTCTGGAACGATATCGGTCCGGAAAAAGGAAAACAACTCTTAGAAAGGGGAAACACCTTTTCGAGTCCGGTTCCGATCACAAGAAGTTCTTTTTGGCTGGATGGATCGTATACGATTTCACCCGCCGAGTTTGTAGATTTCCTAACGCGTCTTCAAGAGTCAAATCCACCCTTTCGTAAAAAGACGATTCAAACAGTTTTCGGTCTTTTAAAACGGGAAGCGGGATCTCTTTCGAACGCGAGCGGGAATCACGACCTTCCCGGAAACTGGAACGGTATCGAAGATTATAAATCGGACTCCGCATTTTACTACAACCAGGACGAGGCCAACTCTTGGTTCTGGGCTTTGTTTCAAAAAGAAGGAACTCAGTGGTTGGTTTTAACTCGAGTTCGAACGACCGGACAACCGGCGGCTCCACTAGAGGCTGCAAAACTTGCTTCCAAAATCCTTCAAGAAGAATCCTTACTCCTTTCCGCACTTCCCTAA
- a CDS encoding cation:proton antiporter: MKKISLFYIFLIFSFVLSLAFILQSGKDLEPKKENFHSSQGPEKLSDSQKKIQIQSGLERPGLLDFESVGKIFSGHLKQPISRLLLQLIVIMLAARFFGKVATFLGQPAVIGEILAGILLGPSLLGLVFPEGFAVLFPKESLSTLQILSQLGLLLFMFVIGMELDLKILKNQAESAIVISHSSIMFPFLLGAGLAYFIYIPLAPEKVDFIAFCLFMGIGMSITAFPVLARIILEKGWTKTTLGSLAITAAAADDVTAWCVLAIVVTIVNAGSFSSGILTILMSVTYMVVMWKAILPLMRRAGNLYTTKESMTKTISAFFFLFIFISAWVTEAIGIHALFGAFVAGVVMPDKKELRSNLVDKIEDFSLTVLLPLFFAFTGLRTKFGLLSSSGLWPIFFLILFVAILGKLGGSAIASRLSGKNWKDSLSIGILMNTRGLMELIVLNIGYDLGVLSEEIFSMMVLMALTTTIMTGPGLKIVDWFFSKEETFSRFKAGNGILISFAQHSRGLELLKIAYGLFPEKKKEREVTAVHLSPDSNISESHAEKYEASSFTPLKELSKDLDIRLKTIYKTSTNITKDIIRIVEEGSFKLLLIGAARSFFSDDILGGKIRTILNETECNTGILFSSQLEDVKNIHILFGAEKDLDLLQIARRLSSNYNSKLSIVDLNGSVDRIPSKIKQSLKREKVKILQPGSSVADWKQFDLILCDLDIWENHPEFRVNELPKGGGLLLIRSVDGFLLES; encoded by the coding sequence ATGAAAAAAATATCGTTATTTTACATTTTTCTAATTTTCTCTTTCGTTCTATCCCTTGCTTTTATCCTGCAGTCCGGAAAAGACCTGGAACCCAAAAAGGAGAATTTTCATTCTTCACAAGGTCCGGAAAAACTTTCGGATAGTCAGAAAAAAATTCAGATACAAAGCGGATTGGAAAGACCGGGCCTACTCGACTTCGAATCCGTCGGAAAGATTTTTTCCGGCCATCTCAAACAACCGATTTCGAGACTGCTACTTCAGTTGATCGTCATCATGCTCGCAGCGAGATTTTTTGGAAAGGTCGCAACTTTCTTAGGGCAACCCGCGGTCATCGGTGAAATTCTTGCGGGAATTCTTTTAGGCCCTTCCTTACTCGGATTGGTCTTTCCGGAAGGATTTGCGGTTCTCTTTCCAAAAGAATCCTTGTCTACCCTTCAGATTCTCAGTCAATTGGGACTTCTTCTTTTTATGTTTGTGATCGGGATGGAACTCGATCTTAAAATTTTAAAGAATCAAGCTGAGTCTGCGATCGTAATTTCCCATTCAAGTATCATGTTTCCGTTTCTTTTGGGAGCGGGTCTCGCCTACTTTATCTACATTCCTCTCGCACCGGAGAAAGTGGACTTCATCGCGTTTTGTCTTTTTATGGGAATCGGAATGAGCATCACCGCGTTTCCTGTCTTAGCAAGAATCATCTTGGAAAAAGGTTGGACCAAGACAACGTTAGGCAGTCTTGCTATCACCGCGGCCGCGGCCGACGACGTAACGGCTTGGTGCGTTCTCGCGATCGTAGTCACCATCGTAAACGCCGGATCTTTCTCTTCGGGAATTCTTACCATTCTAATGTCCGTCACTTATATGGTGGTGATGTGGAAAGCGATTCTTCCTCTCATGAGAAGGGCCGGAAATCTCTACACGACCAAGGAATCGATGACCAAAACGATTTCCGCATTCTTCTTTCTTTTTATTTTTATCTCGGCTTGGGTCACGGAAGCGATCGGCATACACGCGTTATTCGGTGCGTTTGTCGCAGGTGTAGTAATGCCGGACAAAAAGGAACTGCGAAGCAATCTCGTGGATAAGATCGAAGACTTTAGTCTTACGGTTTTACTTCCTCTCTTTTTCGCTTTCACCGGACTCAGAACCAAGTTCGGTCTTCTTTCCAGCTCTGGACTTTGGCCGATTTTCTTTCTCATCCTCTTTGTCGCTATCCTCGGAAAGTTAGGCGGAAGCGCGATTGCATCCAGATTGTCCGGTAAAAATTGGAAGGATTCTCTTTCGATCGGGATCCTCATGAACACAAGGGGCCTGATGGAATTGATAGTTCTCAACATCGGCTATGATCTCGGAGTTTTATCGGAAGAGATTTTTTCTATGATGGTTCTTATGGCGTTGACCACGACGATTATGACCGGTCCAGGTTTGAAAATTGTGGACTGGTTTTTTTCCAAGGAAGAAACATTTTCCAGATTCAAAGCCGGAAACGGAATTCTCATTTCGTTTGCACAACATTCGAGAGGTCTGGAACTATTAAAGATTGCTTATGGACTTTTTCCCGAAAAGAAAAAGGAAAGAGAGGTAACTGCCGTACATCTTTCTCCGGATTCTAATATTTCGGAATCACACGCCGAAAAATACGAAGCTTCGAGTTTTACTCCTCTGAAAGAACTTTCAAAAGATTTGGACATTCGTCTAAAAACGATCTATAAAACTTCCACGAACATCACAAAGGACATCATTCGGATCGTGGAAGAAGGCAGTTTTAAACTGCTTCTCATCGGAGCCGCTCGTTCTTTTTTCTCCGACGATATCCTCGGCGGTAAGATCCGGACCATTTTGAATGAAACCGAATGTAATACAGGAATTTTATTTTCCTCACAATTGGAAGACGTAAAGAACATTCATATTCTTTTTGGAGCGGAAAAGGATCTGGATCTTTTACAAATTGCAAGAAGACTTTCGTCCAATTACAATTCTAAACTTTCGATCGTGGATCTAAACGGTTCGGTGGATCGGATTCCTTCTAAGATCAAGCAGAGTCTAAAACGCGAGAAGGTAAAAATTTTACAGCCCGGTTCGAGCGTCGCAGATTGGAAACAATTCGATCTGATTCTCTGCGATTTGGATATCTGGGAAAATCATCCCGAATTTCGAGTAAACGAACTACCAAAGGGAGGCGGACTTCTTTTGATCCGCTCCGTGGACGGATTTCTACTCGAGAGTTGA
- a CDS encoding multiheme c-type cytochrome: MRRLNTILLLRIKEVGVLWLLLFCFVHCEKTFLESHWSTPIAIQGIPPASYGESEKSLNPKDCGTCHKEQFQKWNVSLHSKAGGEGLQWQLKRLGVEKSEACFSCHSPLAETQAYFKESKFGFPKPSEEIRSYLNSGNEERGLLCASCHVRNHVRYGPPPRSERAPNVSSPHGGYVAKKDFESSEFCASCHESPKTGKELNGKRMMGTFTEWKQSRFASAGITCQNCHMENRSHEWKGIHDLETTKKAVTSSLILKLEKDQLTITASLTNTGAGHKFPTYSVPKVFLTLTWIRNGKIFRPLSEKTIGRVTDIDLETEFEDTRLSPGEKAVLKGKIALSDWKKGDTIRFQAIVEPDEFYVRMFQHNQDHKKELGISGAEELQLSEVLKKVKSSRYVLFKTDRKFSSSTLE, encoded by the coding sequence TTGCGGAGGCTGAACACCATTCTCCTTTTAAGAATAAAAGAAGTCGGAGTTCTCTGGCTTCTTTTATTTTGTTTTGTACATTGTGAAAAAACGTTCTTAGAATCGCATTGGTCGACGCCGATCGCGATACAAGGAATACCTCCTGCATCCTATGGAGAATCCGAAAAAAGTCTGAATCCGAAAGACTGCGGGACCTGTCACAAGGAACAGTTTCAAAAATGGAACGTTAGTCTTCATTCAAAAGCTGGAGGAGAGGGGCTTCAGTGGCAGTTAAAAAGATTAGGCGTTGAAAAGTCGGAAGCCTGCTTTTCCTGTCATTCTCCGTTAGCCGAAACACAAGCTTATTTCAAAGAATCGAAGTTTGGATTTCCAAAACCTTCCGAAGAGATACGTTCCTATTTAAATTCCGGAAACGAAGAAAGAGGTCTTTTGTGCGCTTCCTGTCACGTTCGAAACCACGTAAGATACGGGCCGCCGCCTCGGTCGGAGAGGGCTCCTAACGTTTCTTCGCCTCACGGCGGTTACGTGGCAAAAAAAGATTTTGAATCGTCTGAATTTTGCGCGTCTTGCCACGAATCTCCGAAGACAGGAAAAGAACTCAACGGAAAACGGATGATGGGGACGTTTACCGAATGGAAACAAAGTAGATTCGCTTCGGCCGGAATCACATGCCAAAATTGTCATATGGAAAATCGTTCTCACGAATGGAAGGGAATTCACGACTTAGAGACGACGAAAAAAGCAGTTACTTCTTCTTTGATTCTAAAATTGGAAAAGGATCAACTTACGATCACCGCTTCCTTGACAAACACGGGCGCGGGTCATAAGTTTCCAACCTATTCCGTGCCCAAGGTATTTCTTACTTTGACTTGGATTCGAAACGGGAAAATCTTTCGTCCTCTTTCTGAGAAAACGATCGGTCGAGTGACGGATATCGATTTGGAAACCGAGTTCGAGGATACAAGACTTTCACCAGGAGAGAAGGCAGTTTTGAAAGGAAAGATCGCTTTGTCCGATTGGAAAAAAGGAGATACCATTCGATTTCAAGCGATCGTCGAACCGGACGAGTTTTATGTAAGAATGTTTCAACACAACCAGGATCACAAAAAAGAATTGGGCATATCCGGCGCGGAAGAACTTCAACTTTCCGAGGTTTTGAAAAAAGTTAAGTCTTCGCGTTATGTGCTCTTTAAAACCGATCGCAAATTTAGTTCCTCAACTCTCGAGTAG
- a CDS encoding sulfurtransferase: MRYLRIVLYSFLIFGFVWNCGNKSTNYDFIPATLKIRLPLIIKVNTAEEIASASADDYNQNNFGLITYSKLNYWVQDWPNRKPLGVYGKLFVFQVQTGNPSGQYVFPKSGSGVYVHLLTDADSTFGQTRNNGVIDTETMVPQGSQIDGFLKKYGIDLQSDLVVFSADTPTTANLQQALRGWYALRYWGAPAKSLGILNGAVSYHASQGNLFTTLFLSPLNPAGGKGVQSSLTDNTILQAALADVIHILKNGNSNFLNVTPVPNGGVFFLDARSAAEYAGTASSTAGPSGKGCATPPCVTAIEGHIKGAVNIPFANLLEDTNITVQFKTKAQIQNLFSAAGFVSGQTIITYCRTNVRSTVTGFASVAILGIPTRYYDGSWVEWGSLATDNRAIADDLKWSNLPAVSPWKTNLTILTDNLTSNPDANVAKSSFTTAQAFSRSANQLINEDKLYLSNTGGSSGGGSGGASSGGGGGGGGNACGG; encoded by the coding sequence ATGAGATATCTAAGAATCGTTCTTTATTCTTTTTTAATATTCGGTTTTGTCTGGAATTGCGGAAATAAGTCCACCAATTACGATTTTATTCCGGCAACCTTAAAGATCCGTCTTCCCTTGATCATTAAGGTGAATACGGCCGAGGAGATCGCGAGCGCGTCCGCAGACGACTACAACCAGAACAATTTCGGTTTGATTACCTATTCTAAACTCAATTACTGGGTTCAGGATTGGCCGAATAGAAAGCCTCTCGGGGTTTACGGAAAACTTTTTGTTTTTCAAGTTCAAACGGGTAATCCCTCCGGTCAGTATGTATTTCCGAAATCGGGAAGCGGAGTCTACGTTCACTTGTTAACGGACGCCGATAGCACCTTTGGACAGACGCGAAACAACGGAGTAATCGATACGGAAACGATGGTGCCTCAGGGTTCGCAGATTGATGGGTTCCTAAAAAAATACGGAATCGATCTTCAGAGTGATCTTGTGGTTTTTTCTGCGGACACGCCGACGACTGCAAACTTACAACAGGCCTTACGGGGTTGGTATGCTCTGCGTTATTGGGGAGCGCCCGCAAAGAGTTTAGGAATTTTGAATGGAGCCGTATCGTATCACGCTTCTCAAGGAAATCTTTTTACGACCCTTTTTCTTTCTCCTCTCAATCCCGCAGGCGGAAAAGGTGTTCAGTCTTCCCTGACTGACAATACGATTTTACAAGCCGCTCTCGCGGATGTGATTCATATTTTAAAGAATGGAAATTCTAACTTCCTAAATGTGACTCCAGTTCCGAACGGTGGGGTTTTCTTTTTGGACGCAAGATCGGCCGCGGAATATGCGGGCACGGCTTCGAGCACCGCGGGCCCGAGCGGGAAAGGTTGTGCGACACCGCCTTGTGTGACAGCAATCGAAGGTCATATCAAAGGGGCTGTAAATATTCCGTTTGCTAATCTATTAGAAGATACGAATATTACGGTTCAGTTTAAGACCAAGGCGCAGATTCAGAATTTGTTTTCGGCGGCCGGATTTGTTTCCGGTCAGACGATCATCACTTATTGCCGCACAAACGTCCGTTCTACCGTGACCGGTTTTGCCTCAGTCGCGATTCTTGGAATTCCAACCCGTTACTATGACGGTTCTTGGGTGGAATGGGGATCTCTTGCGACAGACAATCGAGCGATCGCAGACGATCTCAAATGGTCAAACCTTCCGGCGGTTTCTCCTTGGAAAACAAACCTGACCATTCTTACCGACAACCTAACATCCAATCCGGATGCAAATGTTGCCAAGTCGAGTTTTACGACCGCACAAGCATTTTCTCGAAGCGCGAATCAATTGATCAACGAAGATAAATTGTATTTGAGCAACACGGGTGGAAGTAGCGGAGGCGGATCCGGAGGAGCAAGCTCCGGCGGCGGGGGTGGTGGAGGCGGCAACGCTTGCGGAGGCTGA